A genomic stretch from Xenopus laevis strain J_2021 chromosome 6S, Xenopus_laevis_v10.1, whole genome shotgun sequence includes:
- the LOC121395204 gene encoding myelin-oligodendrocyte glycoprotein-like yields MWPLRVALLFHLSLSFLHFSLSDSVSSAVLGSSAKLICQFTPVVDAKNVEIRWFTRSFRPYVHQYKNGEDNYREQMEEFRGRTELIKQDPGGRNLNHQ; encoded by the exons TTCCACCTGTCACTCTCCTTCCTCCACTTTTCACTCTCAG ACTCAGTCTCGTCGGCGGTACTGGGCTCCAGCGCTAAGCTGATCTGCCAGTTCACTCCAGTAGTCGATGCCAAGAACGTGGAGATCCGATGGTTCACGCGCTCATTCCGCCCCTACGTGCATCAGTATAAGAACGGGGAGGACAATTACAGGGAACAGATGGAGGAATTCCGGGGCAGGACAGAGTTAATTAAACAGGACCCAGGGGGTCGGAACCTTAATCATCAGTAA